Proteins found in one Leptolyngbya sp. CCY15150 genomic segment:
- a CDS encoding 3-deoxy-7-phosphoheptulonate synthase yields the protein MHKTYDLHVVETRPLISPAMIHHEQPITEQAATLVESTRDRIRNILRHEDHRMLVIVGPCSVHDVEAAYDYGQRLERLRVELQDQLEIVMRVYFEKPRTTVGWKGLINDPHLDDSYDINTGLRLARKLLLDLAELGLPSATELLDPIIPQYIADVISWTAIGARTTESQTHREMASGLSMPIGYKNGTDGSLHIAANAMLAASQPHRFLGINHDGLASIVATTGNPDGHLVLRGGSTGPNYDVTHVETAAGKLAGLGLNSHVMVDCSHGNSQKDYRRQVDALESVAAQVKAGSKHLMGVMIESHLVAGSQKICSDRRQLVYGQSITDACVDFDTTVTMLKTLAASVESRQYASRS from the coding sequence ATGCATAAGACCTACGACCTCCATGTGGTAGAAACTCGCCCGCTGATTAGCCCGGCGATGATTCACCACGAGCAGCCTATTACCGAGCAGGCTGCTACCCTCGTTGAGTCCACACGCGATCGCATTCGGAACATTCTGCGCCACGAAGATCACCGCATGTTGGTGATTGTGGGGCCCTGCTCGGTTCATGACGTAGAGGCAGCCTACGACTATGGGCAAAGGCTAGAACGTCTGCGGGTTGAGCTGCAGGATCAGCTTGAGATTGTCATGCGGGTCTATTTTGAAAAGCCTCGCACCACTGTGGGCTGGAAAGGTCTGATCAACGATCCCCACCTAGATGACAGCTATGACATCAATACAGGATTACGCCTAGCTCGGAAGCTGCTGTTAGATCTAGCTGAATTGGGTCTGCCATCTGCTACAGAGCTGCTGGATCCAATCATTCCTCAATATATTGCTGACGTTATTTCCTGGACAGCGATCGGGGCGCGTACCACCGAAAGCCAAACTCACCGGGAGATGGCTTCGGGGCTTTCCATGCCCATTGGCTATAAGAACGGCACCGACGGTAGTTTGCATATTGCTGCCAATGCCATGCTGGCCGCTAGTCAGCCCCATCGCTTCTTAGGCATCAATCACGATGGTTTAGCCAGTATCGTCGCCACCACCGGCAATCCCGATGGTCACCTCGTCTTGCGGGGCGGCAGTACAGGGCCCAACTACGATGTCACCCATGTGGAGACGGCCGCTGGGAAGCTGGCAGGACTGGGGCTGAATTCCCATGTCATGGTGGATTGCAGCCACGGCAACTCTCAAAAAGACTATCGCCGACAGGTGGATGCGCTAGAGAGCGTTGCGGCTCAGGTGAAGGCTGGTTCTAAGCACCTGATGGGTGTCATGATCGAAAGCCATCTGGTAGCTGGCAGCCAAAAAATCTGTAGCGATCGCCGTCAGTTGGTCTATGGGCAAAGCATCACCGATGCCTGTGTCGATTTTGATACCACGGTGACCATGCTCAAAACCCTGGCGGCCTCCGTCGAATCTCGTCAGTATGCGTCCCGCTCCTAG
- a CDS encoding CPXCG motif-containing cysteine-rich protein codes for MQTTSDYMCAYCGEMNSTFVDLSGGNQQSYIEDCQVCCRPNVLYIRIDEETLTIDIDTGYEE; via the coding sequence ATGCAAACAACGTCCGACTATATGTGCGCCTACTGTGGCGAGATGAACTCAACATTTGTAGACTTGAGTGGCGGGAATCAACAGTCTTACATTGAAGACTGTCAGGTTTGTTGTCGTCCTAATGTCCTGTACATTCGGATTGATGAAGAAACCTTAACGATTGACATCGACACTGGATATGAGGAATAG